A window of the Ostrea edulis chromosome 1, xbOstEdul1.1, whole genome shotgun sequence genome harbors these coding sequences:
- the LOC125663737 gene encoding sperm-associated antigen 7 homolog → MDLLGSILGSMQKPPTMGDAEKKKAKEQKALLERQQEKERKKLQEFREKIQKKIHDFIKDGTQEKYKFEPMDKGWRAIVHEVSDVAGLTSFSFGIEEHDRYVMVWKREFAPTDDEVNALRAGKEWDPEKAKELEKQRELERLSEEENSSTQKKIIPNSNYKDKYKHLIGEESAKQAAKQTTANRSYGFVPSENKRDHRTIEEVLAETRAKKKLKTEAQKNVVDCPTKEKPESSNENSNSQTSESLESDSVNI, encoded by the exons ATGGATCTACTAGGCTCCATTCTTGGTAGTATGCAAAAGCCACCTACGATGGGTGATGCAGAGAAGAAAAAGGCCAAAG AACAAAAAGCGCTACTCGAGAGACAACaagaaaaagagagaaaaaagttaCAGGAATTCAGAGAAAAG atacaaaagaaaatacatgaCTTCATCAAAGATGGAACACAAGAAAAGTACAAGTTTGAGCCTATGGATAAAGGATGGCGAGCTATTGT GCATGAAGTTTCTGATGTTGCTGGGTTAACCTCATTTTCCTTTGGTATAGAGGAGCATGACAGATATGTCATGGTGTGGAAGAGG GAGTTCGCGCCGACAGACGATGAAGTAAATGCACTGAGAGCTGGCAAAGAATGGGATCCAGAGAAAGCCAAAGAACTAGAAAAACAAAGA GAATTAGAGAGATTAAGTGAAGAAGAGAATTCATCCACCCAAAAGAAAATTATTCCAAATTCCAACTACAAGGATAAGTACAAACATTTGATTGGAGAAGAATCAGCGAAGCAAGCAGCAAAGCAGACTACAGCCAACAGGTCGTATGGATTTG TACCAAGTGAAAATAAACGTGACCACAGGACAATTGAAGAAGTTTTAGCAGAGACCAGAGCCAAGAAAAAGTTGAAGACAGAGGCACAGAAAAATGTTGTTGATTGTCCCACCAAGGAGAAGCCAGAATCCTCCAACGAAAACTCAAACAGTCAAACATCCGAGTCATTAGAATCAGATTCAGTCAATATATGA
- the LOC125663739 gene encoding uncharacterized protein LOC125663739, translating into MTPLITGPLVFAVLDLFVCISQVSGILCYNCSNVHDPRCGDPFWDRSLSLVNCPSASATCRKVKWSGEYTQALERSCSDDEVAIAGIKEYGKTKNCVTQFIPFKGEVTQCHCITKGCNSVYSCHQSNTWRTVFSALLIGVLK; encoded by the exons ATGACACCCTTAATCACAGGGCCTCTGGTGTTTGCAGTCCTAGATCTATTTGTTTGCATCAGTCAAG TTTCAGGAATACTGTGTTACAACTGCAGTAATGTACACGACCCTCGATGTGGTGATCCTTTTTGGGACAGATCCCTTTCCCTTGTAAATTGCCCATCTGCGTCAGCAACCTGTCGGAAAGTAAAGTGGTCCGGAGAGTACACACAGGCAT TAGAGAGATCCTGTTCTGATGACGAGGTAGCGATAGCAGGCATTAAGGAATATGGAAAAACCAAAAATTGTGTCACACAGTTTATTCCATTCAAAGGGGAGGTCACCCAGTGTCACTGTATAACAAAGGGATGCAACTCTGTGTACAGCTGCCACCAAAGCAACACATGGAGGACCGTTTTTTCTGCTCTGTTAATTggtgttttgaaataa
- the LOC125663740 gene encoding uncharacterized protein LOC125663740 isoform X1 encodes MEIKSALVAVIFPLIAAAQVTNTVPLDTTPGNECGKSTKLASGSQIHLTTNGKTESGYCGFLINRIEDPNTKCVYPGMCARIDESKMSSCQSKVAFTGKYFDKTPDSTQELSCYSKPVGAKFCTQAPAMRVEVVEKPDYAMKDVYEYGFNITVYTECFSSREKVIVEYVEDDYRPPNLEEGWHLNYVLGVVVAACICSVFLVLMCTIKLYTRNMPTYRNINSETKK; translated from the exons ATGGAGATTAAATCAGCATTGGTTGCCGTTATATTCCCGCTGATTGCAGCAGCTCAGGTTACCAATACAG TTCCTTTGGATACCACACCAGGGAACGAATGTGGCAAATCAACCAAGCTCGCCAGTGGTTCTCAAATCCACCTGACCACCAACGGGAAGACAGAATCTGGCTACTGTGGTTTCCTCATCAACCGTATCGAAGATCCCAACACCAAGTGCGTGTATCCAGGAATGTGCGCGCGCATCGACGAATCTAAGATGAGCTCTTGCCAGTCCAAAGTAGCATTTACTGGAAAATACTTTGATAAAACCCCAGACAGTACACAG GAGCTAAGTTGTTATAGCAAACCTGTTGGTGCTAAGTTCTGCACACAGGCACCAGCCATGCGTGTCGAGGTGGTGGAAAAACCTGATTATGCAATGAAGGATGTCTACGAATATGGCTTTAACATCACCGTGTACACTGAATGCTTTTCTAGCAGAGAGAAAGTCATTGTGGAATACGTGGAAGATG ACTATAGGCCCCCCAACCTCGAGGAAGGATGGCACCTGAATTATGTACTGGGTGTCGTTGTGGCGGCATGCATATGTAGTGTATTTCTCGTGCTGATGTGCACAATCAAATTGTACACTCGCAATATGCCCACCTACAGAAACATTAATAGCGAGACCAAGaaataa
- the LOC125663740 gene encoding uncharacterized protein LOC125663740 isoform X2 — protein MEIKSALVAVIFPLIAAAQVTNTVPLDTTPGNECGKSTKLASGSQIHLTTNGKTESGYCGFLINRIEDPNTKCVYPGMCARIDESKMSSCQSKVAFTGKYFDKTPDSTQELSCYSKPVGAKFCTQAPAMRVEVVEKPDYAMKDVYEYGFNITVYTECFSSREKVIVEYVEDDYKSPDIESALKRNYILGIIVAACLCCVFLTIVIIMKCYYKNKPYKGIKDDR, from the exons ATGGAGATTAAATCAGCATTGGTTGCCGTTATATTCCCGCTGATTGCAGCAGCTCAGGTTACCAATACAG TTCCTTTGGATACCACACCAGGGAACGAATGTGGCAAATCAACCAAGCTCGCCAGTGGTTCTCAAATCCACCTGACCACCAACGGGAAGACAGAATCTGGCTACTGTGGTTTCCTCATCAACCGTATCGAAGATCCCAACACCAAGTGCGTGTATCCAGGAATGTGCGCGCGCATCGACGAATCTAAGATGAGCTCTTGCCAGTCCAAAGTAGCATTTACTGGAAAATACTTTGATAAAACCCCAGACAGTACACAG GAGCTAAGTTGTTATAGCAAACCTGTTGGTGCTAAGTTCTGCACACAGGCACCAGCCATGCGTGTCGAGGTGGTGGAAAAACCTGATTATGCAATGAAGGATGTCTACGAATATGGCTTTAACATCACCGTGTACACTGAATGCTTTTCTAGCAGAGAGAAAGTCATTGTGGAATACGTGGAAGATG ATTACAAATCCCCGGATATCGAGTCCGCGTTGAAAAGGAACTACATCCTTGGTATTATCGTGGCTGCTTGTTTATGTTGCGTTTTCCTGACCATTGTTATCATCATGAAATGTTATTATAAAAACAAGCCTTACAAGGGAATCAAAGACGATAGATAG
- the LOC125663748 gene encoding dolichyl-diphosphooligosaccharide--protein glycosyltransferase 48 kDa subunit-like, with amino-acid sequence MLRVVLFLSCICLAFAGKRTLVLVDNWSIRETHSVFFRNLRDKGFELTFKTADDSSLALVKYGEFLYDNLILFSPSVEEFGGSIDVAAITNFIDGGGNVLVAASSDIGDPIRELATECGVEFDYEKTAVIDHLNFDVKDQGKHTMVIADSKNLLDAPLIVGSKNINPLLYRGVGMVADPENPLVLSVLHASSTAYSFTPDKPVDDYPHAVGKNTLLVAALQARNNARVVFLGSLDFFSDEFFTAAVQNGMTNKKFPTSGNEDLSVSLAQWVFKEKGVLRVGVVKHNKQGEKEPPQAYTVFDMVEYSIGIEELKDGQWKPYTGQDVQLEFVRIDPFVRTTLKNSNGKFHITFKLPDVYGVYKFQVDYNRVGYTHLYSTTQVSVRPLQHTQYERFIYSAYPYYTSAFSMMVGVCVFSLVFLHFKEEPKEKKE; translated from the exons ATGTTGCGGGTGGTATTGTTCTTAAGTTGTATTTGCCTCGCTTTTGCAGGCAAAAGAACACTCGTGTTGGTTGATAACTGGTCAATTAGAGAAACGCACTCAGTGTTTTTCCGAAATCTGAGAG ACAAAGGATTTGAGCTGACCTTCAAGACAGCAGATGATTCCAGCCTGGCCCTAGTGAAGTATGGAGAGTTCTTGTATGACAACCTGATTCTCTTTTCCCCATCTGTTGAAG AGTTTGGTGGATCTATTGATGTTGCAGCCATCACCAATTTCATTGATGGAGGAGGAAATGTCTTGGTTGCAGCCAGCTCAGACATAG GTGACCCAATTCGTGAACTGGCCACTGAGTGTGGGGTGGAGTTTGACTATGAGAAGACAGCAGTAATTgatcacctgaactttgacgtCAAAGACCAAGGAAAG cACACAATGGTGATTGCTGattctaaaaatcttcttgatGCTCCCTTGATTGTTGGATCCAAGAATATAAACCCTCTATTGTACCGTGGGGTGGG AATGGTTGCTGATCCAGAAAACCCCCTTGTATTGAGTGTGCTCCATGCCTCATCCACTGCTTACTCCTTCACTCCGGACAAACCTGTCGATGAC TATCCACATGCTGTTGGCAAAAATACTCTGCTGGTGGCTGCCCTCCAGGCCAGAAACAATGCCCGGGTTGTCTTCCTTGGTTCCCTGGACTTCTTCAGTGACGAGTTTTTCACCGCCGCTGTCCAGAATGGAATGACCAACAAAAA ATTCCCAACATCAGGCAATGAGGATCTGTCTGTCAGCCTGGCACAGTGGGTGTTTAAGGAGAAAGGTGTACTGCGTGTTGGTGTTGTGAAACACAACAAGCAAGGGGAGAAAGAGCCACCTCAGGCCTACACTGTTTTTGACATGGTG GAATACTCAATTGGAATTGAGGAACTGAAGGATGGTCAGTGGAAGCCATACACTGGTCAAGATGTCCAGTTAGAGTTTGTCCGCATTGACCCATTTGTCAGAACAACTCTCAAGAACTCAA ATGGCAAGTTCCATATCACTTTCAAGCTGCCTGATGTGTATGGTGTGTACAAGTTCCAAGTGGATTACAACAGAGTGGGTTACACTCACCTGTACAGTACCACACAG GTATCGGTGAGGCCACTACAACACACTCAGTACGAGCGATTTATCTACTCCGCCTATCCTTATTACACCAGTGCCTTCTCTATGATGGTGGGGGTCTGTGTATTCAGCCTTGTATTTCTCCACTTCAAGGAAGAACCCAAGGAAAAGAAAGAATAA